One Hevea brasiliensis isolate MT/VB/25A 57/8 chromosome 5, ASM3005281v1, whole genome shotgun sequence genomic region harbors:
- the LOC110662664 gene encoding UDP-glycosyltransferase 73C5, whose product MASQLNQLHFVLIPLMSPGHLIPMIDMAKLLANHGLIVTVVTTPLNAVKFTSTIERSNESGIKIHILQLQFPALEAGLPEGCESMDKLPSRNLIRNFFNAASMLQQQFEQVFETLQPRASCLISGKNLPWTVETARKFGIPRIFFDGMGCFAFSCTHKLEVSKVHKSVSKFEAFVVPDLPHRIELTRAKLPELLNPGSNDLTDVRDNIRASEVIADGIVVNTFEELEAEYVKEYKRVKGDNVWCIGPVSACNKLKLDKAERGDKASIDNTELSKWLDLWEPGSVIYACLGSICGLASWQLAELGLGLESSNQPFIWVIRDGEKSEGLEKWILEEGFQERIKERGLLIRGWSPQLLILSHPAIGAFLTHCGWNSTLEGVSAGLPIVACPLFAEQFFNEKLVVEVLGIGVSVGVEAAVTWGLEDKFGVVMKRDEVKKAIGIVMDKGKEGEERRKRARELGETAKRTIEEGGSSYMNMEMLIRYVSGRGPSRAYCHCSS is encoded by the coding sequence ATGGCTTCACAACTCAATCAACTTCACTTTGTTTTGATACCTTTAATGTCTCCTGGCCACCTTATACCCATGATAGATATGGCCAAACTTTTGGCAAATCATGGCCTGATTGTAACTGTTGTAACTACACCTCTCAATGCCGTCAAGTTCACCTCAACAATTGAACGTTCTAATGAATCTGGTATTAAGATCCACATTCTTCAACTCCAATTTCCTGCACTAGAAGCTGGTTTGCCAGAGGGATGCGAAAGTATGGACAAGCTTCCCTCTAGGAACCTGATCAGGAACTTTTTCAATGCTGCCAGTATGCTTCAGCAGCAATTTGAGCAGGTGTTTGAAACTTTACAGCCCCGTGCAAGTTGTTTAATATCCGGCAAGAACCTTCCCTGGACGGTGGAAACTGCCCGGAAGTTTGGGATTCCAAGAATCTTTTTCGATGGAATGGGGTGTTTTGCTTTCTCCTGTACACACAAACTGGAAGTTTCCAAGGTGCATAAAAGTGTTTCCAAGTTTGAGGCCTTTGTGGTACCTGACCTGCCTCATCGAATCGAATTGACCAGAGCCAAGCTACCTGAATTACTCAATCCTGGCTCCAACGACTTAACAGATGTTCGAGACAATATTAGAGCATCTGAAGTCATAGCGGATGGGATTGTGGTTAATACTTTCGAAGAGCTGGAAGCTGAATATGTCAAAGAGTATAAAAGGGTTAAAGGAGACAACGTTTGGTGTATAGGTCCAGTTTCAGCTTGTAACAAGCTGAAATTGGACAAAGCTGAGAGAGGTGACAAGGCCTCAATAGATAACACCGAGCTCTCGAAGTGGCTTGACTTGTGGGAGCCTGGATCCGTAATCTATGCTTGTCTTGGTAGCATTTGTGGCCTCGCATCCTGGCAACTCGCAGAACTTGGTTTAGGCTTGGAATCATCAAACCAGCCGTTCATTTGGGTCATAAGAGATGGTGAAAAATCAGAAGGGCTAGAGAAGTGGATTTTAGAGGAAGGGTTTCAAGAAAGGATCAAAGAGAGAGGACTTCTGATCAGAGGCTGGTCTCCTCAATTGTTAATATTGTCTCATCCGGCTATAGGAGCTTTCTTGACACACTGTGGTTGGAATTCAACACTTGAAGGCGTCTCCGCCGGCTTACCAATAGTTGCTTGCCCGTTGTTCGCGGAGCAATTCTTCAATGAAAAATTGGTGGTGGAAGTGCTGGGAATTGGGGTGAGTGTAGGAGTTGAGGCTGCAGTTACATGGGGATTAGAAGACAAGTTTGGAGTAGTGATGAAGAGAGATGAAGTAAAGAAGGCAATTGGGATAGTAATGGATAAAGGgaaagagggagaagagagaaggAAAAGAGCAAGAGAGCTTGGAGAAACTGCTAAAAGGACAATTGAAGAAGGAGGATCTTCTTACATGAACATGGAAATGTTGATCCGATATGTATCAGGAAGAGGTCCCTCCAGAGCCTATTGCCATTGTTCTTCCTGA